CGAACAATTGTTCGGGGTTCGTGCCGCCGCCCTCGCCGCCGAGCGCCGTCGGCAGCCGCAGTGAAATATCCAGCGCGCCGTCGTCCGAGCGCGCATGGCCCGAGGCCCGGCCATGGCCGGAGGCGCCCCCGGTCAACGTCACGGTGGTGGTGTAGAGCGGCAGGATTTCGTTGCCGTCGTAGGGATCCAGGGTCGAAACCGGCGGAATGGCGGGCGTCATGATGTGTATTTACCTTGATTGCCTACAGAATAACCGGCGAACGGCAATCGGCGCGAACGCGGCGGACAGGTTCATGCCGGCCGGCTCATGATCACGCTGCGGTAGTTCACGGCCTGCCATTGCACGTGTTCGATGTAGCGATAGCCGCGCCGGGAATACCAGCCGATCAGGTGCATGGCGGATTCGGCCGTGTCCAGCGCGATTTCCGATGCGCCCGTCTGCGCGGCGCGGGCTTCGGCCAGCGCCATCAGGCGCGCGCCCAGCCCGCGCGACTGCCATTGCGGATCGACCCCGAACTGGGCCAGCGACGCCACGTCGGGCCGATTCAGCCAGGGCGAGCCCTGGGTATTGGCAATGGGCTTGAAAGTGATGGTGCCCACCAGCTGGCCATCGGCCACCGCCACGTAGCATTCGCCCTTGCTGATGCGCTGGCGGGTGACGTCTTCGGACTGGTGAGTGGCCACGTAGCGCAGCCCCATGGCGGCCAGCCGCGCGTAGGCCCTGTGCAGCAGCGCCGTCAGATCGGCGATCGAATCTTGCGGCGAGATCAGTCGTACCTGGATACTGTTTGAATCGTGCATGATGCTCAGCCCCGCAAGGCAGCCCGGACCAAAACCCGGATTTTCATCATAATGGGAGTTCTTGCCAAGCAGCGAGGCACCGGCCATGACGACAGATGCACACATCGAATCCACCACCATCGGCCAGCTGCCGGGCTGGCGCGTGCGCACGCCGCATGGCAGCGCGCTGGTGGCGCGGCAAGGGGCGCAATTGCTCAGTTATACGCCGGCCGGCGGCCGGCCGCTGGTATGGCTTTCGGAACAGGCCCGCCTGGCGCCGGGCGCGCCGGCGCGCGGCGGCGTGCCGGTGTGCTGGCCATGGTTCGCGGTGTACGACCGCAACCCGCAGGCGGTGCGCGACAGCGTGGCGGCGCCGCCGGGGGCGGCATCGCATGGCTGGGTGCGCCAGGCCGATTGGCAACTGGCGGGACAATGCGCCGAGGCCGGCGCCGCCGGGCTGGAATTCACCTTTACCGCCGGCCCGGGCCATGCTCCGGGCTGGCGGCACCATGCCCTGCTGACCCTGGGCATGCGCTTCGGCCAGGACATCGCGCTGACCCTGTCGGTGCGCAACCTGGGCGCCCAGCCCTTCACCACGGCCCTGGCGCTGCACACCTATCTGGCCATTTCCGACAGCCGGCGCATCGAGATCCATGGCCTGCAGGGCTGCGACTACCTGGACATGGCGCGGGGCTGGACCCGGCATCGCCAGGCCGGCCCGGTGGCGCT
This genomic window from Bordetella petrii contains:
- a CDS encoding GNAT family N-acetyltransferase, coding for MHDSNSIQVRLISPQDSIADLTALLHRAYARLAAMGLRYVATHQSEDVTRQRISKGECYVAVADGQLVGTITFKPIANTQGSPWLNRPDVASLAQFGVDPQWQSRGLGARLMALAEARAAQTGASEIALDTAESAMHLIGWYSRRGYRYIEHVQWQAVNYRSVIMSRPA
- a CDS encoding D-hexose-6-phosphate mutarotase, whose product is MTTDAHIESTTIGQLPGWRVRTPHGSALVARQGAQLLSYTPAGGRPLVWLSEQARLAPGAPARGGVPVCWPWFAVYDRNPQAVRDSVAAPPGAASHGWVRQADWQLAGQCAEAGAAGLEFTFTAGPGHAPGWRHHALLTLGMRFGQDIALTLSVRNLGAQPFTTALALHTYLAISDSRRIEIHGLQGCDYLDMARGWTRHRQAGPVALDGETDRLYLDTLAPVTVHDPGWSRKVRLQATGSRSTVVWNPGPAKAARLDDFADDEWQRMVCVETARVLDDALAVGPGETATVAVTIDARP